In Kitasatospora sp. NA04385, a single genomic region encodes these proteins:
- a CDS encoding 5-carboxymethyl-2-hydroxymuconate Delta-isomerase, with protein MPLITVDYTDRLAESFDRRGFGLALNRLAVKLLDARPTGCKTRFRRTEEAVVGADAETFALVVIEFRVFPGRSAAAKAALSEAVLAALPEYLGAYAGPVQATVAVGELDSAAYRSATLGG; from the coding sequence GTGCCGCTGATCACCGTCGACTACACCGACCGGCTCGCCGAGTCCTTCGACCGGCGGGGCTTCGGCCTGGCCCTGAACCGGCTGGCGGTGAAGCTGCTGGACGCCCGGCCGACCGGCTGCAAGACCCGGTTCCGGCGGACCGAGGAGGCGGTGGTCGGGGCGGACGCCGAGACCTTCGCGCTGGTCGTGATCGAGTTCCGGGTCTTCCCCGGGCGCAGCGCGGCGGCCAAGGCGGCGCTGAGCGAGGCGGTGCTGGCGGCGCTGCCGGAGTACCTGGGGGCGTACGCCGGGCCGGTGCAGGCGACCGTCGCGGTGGGGGAGCTGGACAGCGCCGCCTACCGCTCGGCGACCCTGGGCGGCTGA
- the pdxS gene encoding pyridoxal 5'-phosphate synthase lyase subunit PdxS, with amino-acid sequence MSTTPTSAEQPQVGTARVKRGMAEQLKGGVIMDVVNAEQAKIAEDAGAVAVMALERVPADIRKDGGVARMSDPNMIEEIIAAVSIPVMAKSRIGHFVEAQVLQSLGVDYIDESEVLTPADEVNHSDKWAFTTPFVCGATNLGEALRRIAEGAAMIRSKGEAGTGNVVEAVRHLRQIKNEIAKLRGFDNNELYAAAKELRAPYELVREVAELGKLPVVLFSAGGVATPADAALMRQLGAEGVFVGSGIFKSGDPAKRAAAIVKATTFFDDPKIIADASRNLGEAMVGINCDTLPETERYANRGW; translated from the coding sequence GTGTCCACCACCCCCACTTCCGCTGAGCAGCCCCAGGTCGGCACCGCCCGGGTCAAGCGCGGCATGGCCGAGCAGCTCAAGGGCGGCGTGATCATGGACGTGGTCAACGCCGAGCAGGCGAAGATCGCCGAGGACGCCGGTGCGGTCGCGGTCATGGCGCTGGAGCGGGTTCCCGCCGACATCCGCAAGGACGGCGGCGTGGCCCGGATGTCCGACCCGAACATGATCGAGGAGATCATCGCCGCGGTCTCCATCCCGGTGATGGCCAAGTCCCGGATCGGCCACTTCGTCGAGGCCCAGGTGCTGCAGTCGCTCGGCGTCGACTACATCGACGAGTCCGAGGTCCTCACCCCGGCCGACGAGGTCAACCACTCCGACAAGTGGGCCTTCACCACCCCCTTCGTCTGCGGCGCCACCAACCTCGGCGAGGCGCTGCGCCGGATCGCCGAGGGCGCGGCCATGATCCGCTCCAAGGGCGAGGCCGGCACCGGCAACGTGGTGGAGGCCGTCCGCCACCTGCGCCAGATCAAGAACGAGATCGCCAAGCTGCGCGGCTTCGACAACAACGAGCTGTACGCGGCCGCCAAGGAGCTGCGCGCCCCGTACGAGCTGGTCCGCGAGGTCGCCGAGCTCGGCAAGCTGCCGGTCGTGCTGTTCTCGGCGGGCGGCGTGGCCACCCCGGCCGACGCCGCGCTGATGCGCCAGCTCGGCGCCGAGGGCGTCTTCGTCGGCTCCGGCATCTTCAAGTCGGGCGACCCGGCCAAGCGCGCCGCCGCCATCGTCAAGGCCACCACCTTCTTCGACGACCCGAAGATCATCGCGGACGCCTCCCGCAACCTGGGCGAGGCCATGGTCGGCATCAACTGCGACACCCTCCCGGAGACCGAGCGCTACGCCAACCGCGGCTGGTAA
- a CDS encoding phosphatidylinositol mannoside acyltransferase → MRERLVDAAYAAGWAGLRHLPEPVARGLFDTIADVAWRRQGKGVRQLEANLSRVRPDADGARLRELSRAGMRSYMRYWMESFRLPTWSRERIAGAITVKGLEQLNEAMAAGRGAVLALPHMANWDLAGAWIASAGGFPFTTVAERLKPESLFDRFVAYREGLGMEVLALTGSDVSVIGTLARRLREGKLVCLVGDRDLSAAGLPVDFFGEQTRMPAGPAALAQRTGAALFPVSLWYDGPVLRAEVHPEVVPSGEGTRQEQTLAMTQAMADVWAGAIREHPEDWHMLQKLWLADLTPRREAS, encoded by the coding sequence GTGAGGGAACGGTTGGTCGACGCCGCCTACGCGGCCGGTTGGGCGGGGCTGCGGCACCTGCCCGAGCCGGTGGCCCGCGGCCTGTTCGACACCATCGCCGACGTGGCGTGGCGGCGGCAGGGCAAGGGGGTGCGGCAGCTGGAGGCCAACCTGTCGCGGGTCCGCCCGGACGCGGACGGGGCCCGGCTGCGGGAGCTGTCGCGGGCCGGGATGCGCTCGTACATGCGGTACTGGATGGAGTCGTTCCGGCTGCCGACCTGGAGCCGGGAGCGGATCGCCGGTGCGATAACGGTCAAGGGCCTGGAGCAGCTGAACGAGGCGATGGCGGCCGGGCGGGGCGCGGTGCTGGCGCTGCCGCACATGGCGAACTGGGACCTGGCGGGGGCGTGGATCGCCTCGGCGGGCGGGTTCCCGTTCACCACGGTCGCCGAGCGGCTGAAGCCGGAGTCGCTGTTCGACCGGTTCGTGGCGTACCGGGAGGGGCTGGGCATGGAGGTGCTGGCGCTGACCGGCTCCGACGTGTCGGTGATCGGGACGCTGGCCCGGCGGCTGCGCGAGGGGAAGCTGGTCTGCCTGGTCGGCGACCGGGACCTGTCGGCGGCGGGCCTGCCGGTGGACTTCTTCGGCGAGCAGACCCGGATGCCGGCCGGCCCGGCGGCGCTGGCCCAGCGGACCGGCGCGGCGCTGTTCCCGGTGTCGCTCTGGTACGACGGGCCGGTGCTGCGGGCCGAGGTCCACCCCGAGGTGGTGCCGTCCGGCGAGGGCACCCGGCAGGAGCAGACCCTCGCGATGACCCAGGCGATGGCCGACGTCTGGGCCGGGGCGATCCGCGAGCACCCGGAGGACTGGCACATGCTGCAGAAGCTCTGGCTGGCCGACCTGACGCCCCGTCGGGAGGCGTCGTGA
- the ruvB gene encoding Holliday junction branch migration DNA helicase RuvB: MSPYESEPVDRLVAASADGEDQAVEAALRPRLLEEFIGQERVREQLSLVLQAARKRGAAPDHVLLSGPPGLGKTTLSMIIAAELNAPIRITSGPAIQHAGDLAAILSSLTEGEVLFLDEIHRMSRPAEEMLYMAMEDFRVDVIVGKGPGATAIPLELPPFTLVGATTRAGLLPPPLRDRFGFTGHMEFYAPAELERVVHRSAGLLDVEIDPAGAAEIAGRSRGTPRIANRLLRRVRDFAQVRHDGLVSREIAARALEVYEVDARGLDRLDRAVLEALLKLFGGGPVGLSTLAVAVGEEAETVEEVAEPFLVREGLLARTPRGRIATAAAWHHLGLTPPQAQGAPKGARGGQQGGLWGDGQA; the protein is encoded by the coding sequence ATGAGCCCGTACGAGTCCGAGCCCGTTGACCGCCTGGTGGCGGCGTCCGCCGACGGCGAGGACCAGGCGGTGGAGGCCGCGCTGCGGCCCCGGCTGCTGGAGGAGTTCATCGGGCAGGAGCGGGTGCGCGAGCAGCTCTCGCTGGTCCTCCAGGCGGCCCGCAAGCGCGGCGCGGCGCCGGACCACGTGCTGCTGAGCGGCCCGCCCGGGCTGGGCAAGACCACCCTGTCGATGATCATCGCGGCCGAGCTGAACGCCCCGATCCGGATCACCTCGGGCCCGGCGATCCAGCACGCCGGGGACCTGGCGGCGATCCTGTCCTCGCTGACCGAGGGCGAGGTGCTGTTCCTCGACGAGATCCACCGGATGTCCCGGCCCGCCGAGGAGATGCTCTACATGGCGATGGAGGACTTCCGGGTCGACGTGATCGTCGGCAAGGGCCCCGGCGCCACCGCGATCCCGCTGGAGCTGCCGCCGTTCACGCTGGTCGGCGCGACCACCCGGGCGGGCCTGCTGCCGCCGCCGCTGCGCGACCGCTTCGGCTTCACCGGCCACATGGAGTTCTACGCCCCGGCCGAGCTGGAGCGGGTGGTGCACCGCTCGGCGGGCCTGCTGGACGTGGAGATCGACCCGGCGGGCGCGGCCGAGATCGCCGGCCGCTCGCGCGGCACGCCCCGGATCGCCAACCGGCTGCTGCGCCGGGTGCGGGACTTCGCGCAGGTCCGGCACGACGGCCTGGTCAGCCGGGAGATCGCCGCCCGGGCGCTGGAGGTCTACGAGGTCGACGCGCGCGGCCTGGACCGGCTGGACCGGGCGGTGCTGGAGGCGCTGCTGAAGCTGTTCGGCGGCGGCCCGGTGGGCCTGTCCACGCTGGCGGTGGCGGTCGGCGAGGAGGCGGAGACGGTCGAGGAGGTGGCCGAGCCCTTCCTCGTTCGGGAGGGCCTGCTGGCGCGCACCCCGCGCGGGCGGATCGCCACCGCGGCGGCCTGGCACCACCTGGGGCTGACCCCGCCGCAGGCCCAGGGAGCGCCGAAGGGAGCGCGGGGCGGCCAGCAGGGCGGCCTCTGGGGCGACGGCCAGGCATAA
- the pgsA gene encoding phosphatidylinositol phosphate synthase produces MLNKYARAFFTRVLTPFAAMLLRWGVSPDAVTLIGTAGSVAGALVFFPRGEFFWGVITVTLFIFSDLVDGNMARQAGRSSKWGAFLDSTLDRVADAAIFGGLAMWYAGGGNNDLLCAVSVFCLASGQVVSYTKARGEALGFPVDVSGLVERAERLVISLTAAGFAGLHKFGVPYIEWLLPIALWVVAAGSLVTVAQRMLTVRRESAELEAAAAAEGVK; encoded by the coding sequence ATGCTCAACAAGTACGCGCGTGCCTTCTTCACACGTGTCCTCACCCCGTTCGCCGCGATGCTGCTGCGGTGGGGTGTCAGTCCGGACGCCGTCACGCTGATCGGCACGGCCGGGTCGGTGGCCGGTGCCCTGGTGTTCTTCCCGCGCGGGGAGTTCTTCTGGGGCGTCATCACGGTGACCCTGTTCATCTTCTCCGACCTGGTGGACGGCAACATGGCCCGCCAGGCGGGCCGTTCCAGCAAGTGGGGGGCGTTCCTGGACTCGACGCTGGACCGGGTCGCCGACGCGGCGATCTTCGGCGGTCTGGCGATGTGGTACGCGGGGGGCGGGAACAACGACCTGCTGTGCGCGGTGTCGGTCTTCTGCCTGGCCAGCGGCCAGGTGGTGTCGTACACCAAGGCGCGTGGCGAGGCGCTGGGCTTCCCGGTGGACGTCTCGGGCCTGGTCGAGCGGGCCGAGCGGCTGGTGATCAGCCTGACCGCGGCCGGGTTCGCGGGCCTGCACAAGTTCGGGGTGCCGTACATCGAGTGGCTGCTGCCGATCGCCCTGTGGGTGGTCGCGGCGGGCAGCCTGGTGACGGTGGCGCAGCGGATGCTGACCGTGCGCCGGGAGTCGGCGGAACTGGAGGCGGCGGCCGCCGCCGAGGGGGTCAAGTGA
- a CDS encoding glycosyltransferase family 4 protein, translating into MRIGVVCPYDWDVPGGVQFHIRDLAEHLIRLGHEVSVLAPAEDEEALPPYVVSAGRAVAVPYNGSVARLSFGILSAARVRRWLREGRFDVLHVHEPNSPSLSMLAAWAASGPMVGTFHTSNPRSRAMIAASPILQPGLEKMSGRIAVSEYARRTLVEHLGGDAVVIPNGVDVRFFADAEPDPRWQGGAGEGGPGTIGFIGRINEPRKGLPTLLAALPRILAERPGVRLLVAGKGDEEEAVAGLAPEVRARVEFLGMVSDRDKARLLRSVDLYVAPNTGGESFGIILVEAMSAGAPVLASDLDAFRQVLDGGAAGELFPVEDADALAASAVKLLGSPERLLALREAASRHVRRFDWETVGAEVLSVYETVTDGRPPVAEVEPSDRRPRPSR; encoded by the coding sequence GTGAGGATCGGCGTGGTGTGCCCGTACGACTGGGACGTGCCCGGCGGGGTGCAGTTCCACATCCGGGACCTGGCGGAGCACCTGATCCGGCTCGGGCACGAGGTGTCGGTGCTGGCGCCGGCGGAGGACGAGGAGGCGCTGCCGCCGTACGTGGTCTCGGCGGGGCGGGCGGTGGCGGTGCCGTACAACGGGTCGGTGGCGCGGCTGAGCTTCGGCATCCTGTCGGCGGCCCGGGTGCGGCGCTGGCTGCGCGAGGGCCGGTTCGACGTGCTGCACGTGCACGAGCCGAACTCGCCGTCGCTGTCGATGCTGGCGGCGTGGGCGGCGTCCGGCCCGATGGTGGGGACGTTTCACACCTCGAACCCGCGCTCGCGGGCGATGATCGCGGCCTCGCCGATCCTGCAGCCCGGCCTGGAGAAGATGTCCGGCCGGATCGCGGTGTCGGAGTACGCCCGGCGCACCCTGGTGGAGCACCTGGGCGGCGACGCGGTGGTGATCCCGAACGGCGTGGACGTGCGGTTCTTCGCGGACGCCGAGCCGGACCCGAGGTGGCAGGGCGGCGCGGGCGAGGGCGGGCCGGGCACCATCGGCTTCATCGGCCGGATCAACGAGCCGCGCAAGGGGCTGCCGACGCTGCTGGCCGCGCTGCCGCGCATCCTGGCCGAGCGCCCGGGCGTGCGGCTGCTGGTGGCCGGCAAGGGCGACGAGGAGGAGGCGGTGGCCGGCCTGGCGCCCGAGGTGCGGGCCCGGGTGGAGTTCCTCGGGATGGTCTCGGACCGGGACAAGGCCCGGCTGCTGCGCTCGGTGGACCTGTACGTGGCGCCGAACACCGGCGGCGAGTCCTTCGGCATCATCCTGGTCGAGGCGATGTCGGCGGGCGCGCCGGTGCTGGCCAGCGACCTGGACGCGTTCCGGCAGGTGCTGGACGGCGGTGCGGCCGGCGAGCTGTTCCCGGTGGAGGACGCCGACGCGCTGGCCGCCTCGGCGGTGAAGCTGCTGGGCAGCCCCGAGCGGCTGCTGGCGCTGCGCGAGGCGGCGTCCCGGCACGTGCGGCGCTTCGACTGGGAGACGGTCGGCGCCGAGGTGCTGTCGGTGTACGAGACGGTCACCGACGGGCGGCCGCCGGTGGCCGAGGTCGAACCGTCCGACCGCCGTCCGCGTCCGAGTCGTTGA
- a CDS encoding YebC/PmpR family DNA-binding transcriptional regulator, whose protein sequence is MSGHSKWATTKHKKAAIDAKRGKLFAKMIKNIEVAARTGGGDPAGNPTLYDAIQKAKKSSVPIDNINRAVKRGSGAEAGGADYSTIMYEGYGPNGVAVLIECLTDNRNRAASDVRVAMTRNGGNMADPGSVSYLFNRKGVVIVPKADGVDEDRILDVVLDAGAEEVNDLGEAFEVMSEATDMVAVRTALVDAGIDYDSADANFVPSMQVELDADGARKIFKLIDALEDSDDVQNVFANFDVSDEIMAELDA, encoded by the coding sequence ATGTCCGGCCACTCTAAGTGGGCTACCACCAAGCACAAGAAGGCCGCGATCGACGCCAAGCGCGGCAAGCTCTTCGCCAAGATGATCAAGAACATCGAGGTGGCGGCCCGCACCGGCGGCGGCGACCCGGCCGGCAACCCGACGCTCTACGACGCCATCCAGAAGGCGAAGAAGAGCTCCGTCCCGATCGACAACATCAACCGGGCCGTCAAGCGCGGCTCCGGTGCGGAGGCCGGCGGCGCCGACTACTCGACGATCATGTACGAGGGCTACGGCCCCAACGGCGTGGCCGTCCTGATCGAGTGCCTCACCGACAACCGCAACCGCGCCGCCTCCGACGTGCGCGTCGCGATGACCCGCAACGGCGGCAACATGGCCGACCCGGGCTCGGTCTCCTACCTGTTCAACCGCAAGGGCGTCGTCATCGTCCCCAAGGCCGACGGCGTGGACGAGGACCGCATCCTGGACGTCGTGCTGGACGCCGGCGCCGAGGAGGTCAACGACCTGGGCGAGGCCTTCGAGGTGATGTCCGAGGCCACCGACATGGTCGCGGTCCGCACCGCCCTGGTCGACGCGGGCATCGACTACGACTCCGCCGACGCCAACTTCGTCCCCAGCATGCAGGTCGAGCTGGACGCCGACGGCGCCCGCAAGATCTTCAAGCTGATCGACGCGCTGGAGGACAGCGACGACGTGCAGAACGTCTTCGCCAACTTCGACGTCTCCGACGAGATCATGGCCGAGCTGGACGCCTGA
- the ruvC gene encoding crossover junction endodeoxyribonuclease RuvC, producing the protein MRVLGVDPGLTRCGVGVVEGLPGRPLAMLGVGVVRTPAEDEIGPRLLAIEQGLESWLDRYSPELVAVERVFAQHNVRTVMGTAQASAVAVLCATRRGIPVTLHTPSEVKAAVTGSGRADKAQVTAMVTRILRLDAPPRPADAADALALAICHIWRGGTTNRLTAAIKAHATGGGSWHGAGAPGRSRSSPRP; encoded by the coding sequence GTGCGAGTGCTGGGTGTGGACCCTGGGCTGACCAGGTGCGGCGTCGGGGTGGTCGAGGGACTGCCCGGGCGGCCGTTGGCGATGCTCGGGGTCGGCGTGGTGCGCACCCCCGCCGAGGACGAGATCGGCCCCCGGCTGCTCGCCATCGAACAGGGCCTGGAGTCCTGGCTCGACCGGTACTCGCCCGAACTCGTCGCCGTGGAGCGGGTGTTCGCCCAGCACAACGTCCGCACCGTGATGGGCACCGCGCAGGCCTCCGCCGTCGCCGTGCTGTGCGCGACCCGCCGCGGCATCCCCGTCACGCTGCACACCCCCAGCGAGGTCAAGGCCGCCGTCACCGGCTCCGGCCGGGCCGACAAGGCCCAGGTCACCGCCATGGTCACCCGCATCCTGCGGCTGGACGCCCCGCCCAGGCCCGCCGACGCGGCGGACGCCCTCGCCCTGGCCATCTGCCACATCTGGCGCGGCGGCACCACCAACCGGCTGACCGCCGCGATCAAGGCCCACGCCACGGGCGGGGGTTCCTGGCACGGGGCCGGGGCGCCGGGCCGCTCGCGCAGTTCCCCGCGCCCCTGA
- the pdxT gene encoding pyridoxal 5'-phosphate synthase glutaminase subunit PdxT, translating to MSTPTIGVLALQGDVREHLVALAAADALARPVRRPEELAEVDALVMPGGESTTISKLAVLFGLMDPLRERVAAGMPVYGTCAGMILLADKILDGRDDQETVGGIDMTVRRNAFGRQNESFETAIPFAGLPGDPVTGVFIRAPWVEAVGAGVEVLAEVPAADGPDARIVAVRQGNLLATSFHPELTGDHRVHEYFVRMVEAADR from the coding sequence GTGAGCACCCCCACCATCGGCGTCCTGGCCCTGCAGGGCGACGTCCGCGAGCACCTGGTGGCGCTGGCCGCCGCCGACGCGCTGGCCCGGCCGGTCCGCCGCCCGGAGGAGCTGGCCGAGGTCGACGCCCTGGTGATGCCCGGTGGCGAGTCCACCACCATCTCCAAGCTGGCCGTGCTGTTCGGCCTGATGGACCCGCTGCGCGAGCGGGTCGCGGCCGGCATGCCGGTGTACGGCACCTGCGCGGGCATGATCCTGCTGGCCGACAAGATCCTGGACGGCCGGGACGACCAGGAGACCGTCGGCGGCATCGACATGACGGTGCGCCGCAACGCCTTCGGCCGGCAGAACGAGTCCTTCGAGACCGCCATCCCGTTCGCGGGCCTGCCCGGCGACCCGGTCACCGGCGTGTTCATCCGCGCCCCCTGGGTCGAGGCGGTCGGCGCGGGCGTCGAGGTGCTCGCCGAGGTGCCGGCCGCGGACGGCCCGGACGCCCGGATCGTCGCGGTCCGCCAGGGGAACCTGCTGGCCACCTCCTTCCACCCGGAGCTGACCGGGGACCACCGCGTCCACGAGTACTTCGTCCGGATGGTCGAGGCCGCCGACCGCTGA
- the ruvA gene encoding Holliday junction branch migration protein RuvA, with product MIAFVQGPVAVVGAGVAVVEVGGVGMAVQCTPATLATLRVGEPARLATSLVVREDSLTLFGFADDDERATFEVLQAAPGVGPKLAQAILGVHSPEALRVAVAGGDEKALIAVPGIGKAKAAKLLLEYKDKLGAPHGTVPAQKPVASGPAPWHEQLHAALVGLGYAPREADEAVARVAPEAEAQSVPDVGTLLRLALRGLNRAR from the coding sequence ATGATCGCCTTTGTGCAGGGGCCGGTTGCGGTGGTGGGGGCCGGGGTGGCCGTGGTAGAGGTCGGCGGGGTGGGGATGGCGGTGCAGTGCACGCCGGCCACGCTGGCCACGCTGCGGGTGGGGGAGCCGGCCCGGCTGGCGACCTCGCTGGTGGTCCGGGAGGACTCGCTGACGCTGTTCGGGTTCGCCGACGACGACGAGCGGGCGACGTTCGAGGTGTTGCAGGCCGCGCCCGGCGTCGGGCCGAAGCTGGCCCAGGCGATCCTCGGGGTGCACTCGCCGGAGGCGCTGCGGGTGGCGGTGGCGGGCGGCGACGAGAAGGCGCTGATCGCGGTGCCCGGCATCGGCAAGGCGAAGGCGGCCAAGCTGCTGCTGGAGTACAAGGACAAGCTCGGCGCCCCGCACGGCACCGTCCCGGCGCAGAAGCCGGTCGCGTCCGGCCCGGCGCCCTGGCACGAGCAGCTGCACGCGGCCCTGGTGGGCCTGGGCTACGCTCCGCGGGAGGCGGACGAGGCGGTGGCCCGGGTCGCGCCGGAGGCCGAGGCGCAGTCCGTGCCGGACGTCGGCACCCTGCTCCGGCTCGCCCTGCGCGGCCTGAACCGGGCCCGCTGA
- the yajC gene encoding preprotein translocase subunit YajC gives MNLIILILPLLAIFLMFRSQKKRQAQAQSMQSALQPGSGVRTIGGMYALVKAVNDETVELEVAPGVVAHYTKGAIAAVLEPLEYDAIINGRPAEDESVEDAEAVEAVADADADEKPLSLSKDEAKADAEAPESK, from the coding sequence GTGAATCTGATCATCCTCATCCTCCCGCTCCTCGCGATCTTCCTGATGTTCCGCTCGCAGAAGAAGCGGCAGGCGCAGGCGCAGAGCATGCAGTCCGCGCTGCAGCCGGGGTCGGGCGTGCGCACCATCGGCGGCATGTACGCCCTGGTGAAGGCGGTCAACGACGAGACCGTCGAGCTGGAGGTCGCCCCCGGCGTGGTGGCCCACTACACCAAGGGCGCGATCGCGGCCGTCCTGGAGCCGCTGGAGTACGACGCGATCATCAACGGCCGCCCCGCCGAGGACGAGTCCGTCGAGGACGCCGAGGCCGTCGAGGCCGTGGCGGACGCGGACGCCGACGAGAAGCCGCTGAGCCTGTCCAAGGACGAGGCGAAGGCCGACGCCGAGGCTCCCGAGAGCAAGTAG
- the secD gene encoding protein translocase subunit SecD has product MFGTGNTKPRLGIDLAGGTSVTLTAKSDDPSAVNKTNLDTAVSIIQKRVNGMGVSEAEVQTQGNANIIVNIPDGGNTQQSIDKVGDTAKLYFRPVLVAEPSGAAAQQPDPSASASAGAEASAAPSAGASASAGSGASASASSSASASASASASATKAGRALSGALQADPSASASASASGSAAAQPSASAGASAPAADPSAAATPDPETAALQQKYAALDCTDKAQRLNYQTSDPTKPAIACSYDAEQGLWYKFVLGGVAVNGQDVTKAQAVYDNQTGKGWMVDLSFNDTGSKAFADTTGQLATQTSPANQFAIVLDGQVVSHPYVSESISGGTAVISGTFTSEDAKSLANVLSYGALPLDFVKSDVTTVSPQLGSEQLKAGLIAGLIGMVLVVAYSLVYYRGLGLISIAGLVVSAVLTWSIMSLLGAGIGFALNLPAVCGAIVAIGITADSFIVYFERIRDEVREGAQLRAAVQRAWPRARRTILVSDFVSFLCAAVLYLVSVGKVQGFAFTLGLTTLLDVVVIFLFTKPLITLLARTKFFAGGHPWSGLDPKRLGARPPLRGSRRRPTTTQEV; this is encoded by the coding sequence ATGTTCGGGACGGGCAACACCAAGCCGCGTCTCGGTATCGACCTCGCCGGTGGCACCAGCGTCACGCTGACCGCTAAGTCCGATGATCCTTCCGCGGTCAACAAGACCAACCTGGACACCGCGGTCAGCATCATCCAGAAGCGCGTCAACGGCATGGGCGTCTCCGAGGCGGAGGTCCAGACCCAGGGCAACGCGAACATCATCGTCAACATCCCCGACGGTGGTAACACGCAGCAGTCCATCGACAAGGTCGGTGACACCGCCAAGCTCTACTTCCGCCCGGTGCTGGTCGCCGAGCCGTCCGGCGCGGCCGCCCAGCAGCCCGACCCGTCGGCCTCCGCCTCCGCGGGCGCCGAGGCCTCGGCGGCCCCGAGCGCGGGCGCCTCCGCGAGCGCCGGCAGCGGCGCCTCCGCCTCGGCCTCCTCCTCCGCGAGTGCCTCCGCGAGCGCCTCCGCGTCCGCCACCAAGGCCGGCCGCGCCCTCTCCGGCGCGCTGCAGGCCGACCCGTCGGCCTCCGCGAGCGCCTCCGCCTCCGGCTCCGCCGCGGCCCAGCCGAGCGCCTCCGCCGGCGCCTCGGCCCCCGCGGCCGACCCGAGCGCCGCGGCCACCCCGGACCCGGAGACCGCCGCGCTCCAGCAGAAGTACGCCGCGCTGGACTGCACCGACAAGGCGCAGCGCCTCAACTACCAGACCAGCGACCCGACCAAGCCGGCCATCGCCTGCTCGTACGACGCGGAGCAGGGCCTCTGGTACAAGTTCGTGCTCGGCGGCGTCGCCGTGAACGGCCAGGACGTCACCAAGGCGCAGGCCGTCTACGACAACCAGACCGGCAAGGGCTGGATGGTCGACCTGTCGTTCAACGACACCGGCTCCAAGGCCTTCGCCGACACCACCGGCCAGCTGGCCACCCAGACCAGCCCGGCCAACCAGTTCGCGATCGTGCTGGACGGCCAGGTCGTCTCCCACCCGTACGTGTCGGAGTCGATCAGCGGCGGCACCGCCGTCATCAGCGGCACCTTCACCTCGGAGGACGCCAAGTCGCTGGCGAACGTGCTGAGCTACGGCGCGCTCCCGCTGGACTTCGTCAAGAGCGACGTCACCACCGTCTCCCCGCAGCTCGGCTCCGAGCAGCTGAAGGCGGGCCTGATCGCCGGTCTGATCGGCATGGTCCTGGTGGTCGCGTACTCGCTGGTCTACTACCGCGGCCTGGGCCTGATCTCGATCGCCGGCCTGGTCGTCTCGGCGGTCCTGACCTGGTCGATCATGAGCCTGCTGGGCGCGGGCATCGGCTTCGCGCTGAACCTGCCCGCGGTCTGCGGCGCGATCGTCGCGATCGGCATCACCGCCGACTCGTTCATCGTGTACTTCGAGCGCATCCGCGACGAGGTCCGCGAGGGCGCCCAGCTGCGGGCCGCCGTGCAGCGCGCCTGGCCGCGGGCCCGGCGCACCATCCTGGTCTCGGACTTCGTGTCCTTCCTGTGTGCCGCGGTGCTCTACCTGGTGTCGGTCGGCAAGGTGCAGGGCTTCGCCTTCACGCTGGGCCTGACCACCCTGCTCGACGTCGTGGTGATCTTCCTGTTCACCAAGCCGCTGATCACCCTGCTCGCCCGCACCAAGTTCTTCGCCGGCGGCCACCCGTGGTCCGGCCTGGACCCGAAGCGGCTCGGCGCCCGTCCGCCGCTGCGCGGCTCCCGCCGCCGTCCCACCACCACCCAGGAGGTCTGA